From a single Planctomycetaceae bacterium genomic region:
- a CDS encoding tetratricopeptide repeat protein, whose protein sequence is MTTSSQTPGTAPSGDAPSPTPGGGGGLRPWMTGLGAIVVVAIAAVVFTQQAPEPRRTDREAADTGVDRNTAAPESDLPFIDRNPGYRGIQSCVPCHQERVAEFQQTNHFRTCRIPRVEDMPPAFSDSGIQFSARFPDTRFRLQQIGEEFFQTTIHDTANGEQSLLTRIDLVYGAGQTDDIYLAWDDDDRMHELPIAWLWPFGRLGASHFLHENGTGDYSRAMTVRCLECHSTWVQYEPGTVNLYRRSTALVGVTCENCHGPADKHIAWHESHPNSEIAEAIILPSALDRERRIEVCTHCHSNAVTHRQPPFSWQPGEPLDEYYRTQIISNPEDDHVANQIPHLRQSACFINSPEMTCITCHDPHHRQPAGRSKSESCMQCHELHDCGEQARLPADIAGNCVDCHMARRIKINVKFDMGDDNFVPATSRSRHDITIDPVARDETLLKWHRANSDRDGESAEVAELTGRLLQHWRAQAEAHETDDRFLAAIADVREAIVVRDSPELQQELKRLVEIQTKLYDDWGLALHLIVNNRLDEALAALDKILAVRPNDAEAHSKAGTIYAIRGQVEQATRHLQAATENDPNNAEGFGVQGRLAWIGGRFQEAFDFWKLAEEIEPFNAQIQFDLGLALLRLNRPSEALEYVRRASSIDPTRDDIRDALNQMEIRSGDSPQTE, encoded by the coding sequence ATGACCACTTCATCGCAAACGCCTGGAACCGCACCGTCCGGTGATGCTCCGTCGCCAACACCCGGCGGAGGTGGCGGTCTGCGTCCATGGATGACGGGACTTGGTGCCATCGTCGTCGTCGCGATCGCTGCGGTAGTGTTCACGCAGCAGGCTCCGGAGCCCCGCCGGACAGACCGTGAAGCGGCCGATACCGGCGTTGACAGGAATACGGCCGCCCCGGAATCCGATCTTCCGTTTATCGACCGAAATCCCGGTTACCGGGGCATTCAGAGTTGTGTGCCCTGCCATCAGGAACGTGTCGCCGAATTTCAGCAGACGAATCATTTCCGGACGTGTCGAATTCCCCGGGTCGAAGATATGCCTCCGGCGTTTTCGGATTCCGGCATACAGTTTTCTGCCAGGTTTCCGGACACGCGGTTTCGATTGCAGCAGATCGGTGAGGAATTCTTTCAGACCACGATCCACGACACAGCAAACGGTGAACAAAGCCTGCTGACTCGCATCGACCTGGTCTACGGAGCCGGCCAGACGGACGACATTTACCTGGCATGGGATGACGACGACCGCATGCACGAACTTCCGATTGCGTGGCTGTGGCCGTTTGGCCGCCTGGGAGCCAGCCATTTTCTGCACGAAAACGGGACCGGAGATTATTCGCGGGCGATGACCGTGCGGTGTCTGGAATGCCACAGCACCTGGGTTCAGTACGAACCGGGAACCGTGAATCTGTACCGGCGATCCACGGCACTGGTCGGTGTCACGTGCGAAAACTGTCATGGTCCCGCCGACAAGCACATTGCCTGGCACGAAAGCCACCCGAATTCCGAAATCGCGGAAGCCATTATTCTGCCGAGTGCTCTGGACCGCGAACGGCGGATTGAAGTCTGCACGCATTGCCACAGCAACGCCGTCACTCACCGCCAGCCTCCGTTTTCCTGGCAGCCCGGTGAGCCGCTGGATGAGTACTACCGCACTCAGATCATTTCGAACCCGGAAGACGATCACGTCGCCAATCAGATTCCGCATCTGAGGCAAAGCGCGTGCTTCATCAACAGCCCGGAAATGACGTGCATCACCTGTCACGATCCGCATCACCGTCAGCCGGCCGGCCGGTCAAAGTCGGAATCGTGCATGCAGTGCCACGAACTTCATGACTGCGGCGAACAGGCCCGGCTGCCTGCTGACATCGCGGGCAACTGCGTCGACTGTCACATGGCGCGACGCATCAAGATCAACGTGAAGTTCGACATGGGCGATGACAACTTTGTTCCCGCAACGTCGCGTTCACGCCACGACATCACCATCGATCCCGTCGCGCGCGACGAAACGCTGCTGAAGTGGCATCGGGCGAATTCTGACCGGGACGGCGAATCCGCTGAAGTGGCGGAACTGACAGGACGACTGCTGCAACACTGGCGGGCTCAGGCGGAAGCTCATGAAACGGACGACCGGTTTCTGGCCGCCATCGCGGATGTGCGCGAAGCGATCGTCGTCCGCGATTCACCGGAGCTGCAACAGGAACTGAAGCGACTGGTGGAGATTCAGACGAAGCTCTACGACGACTGGGGACTGGCGCTGCATCTGATCGTGAACAATCGCCTTGACGAAGCGCTGGCGGCGCTGGACAAAATCCTGGCGGTGCGGCCGAATGATGCCGAAGCACACAGCAAAGCCGGCACGATTTACGCGATCAGGGGACAGGTGGAACAGGCGACTCGCCATCTTCAGGCCGCGACGGAAAACGATCCGAACAACGCTGAAGGGTTCGGAGTTCAGGGCCGGCTCGCCTGGATCGGCGGACGGTTCCAGGAAGCGTTCGACTTCTGGAAGCTTGCCGAAGAGATCGAACCGTTCAATGCACAGATTCAGTTCGATCTGGGGCTTGCTCTGCTGCGGCTGAACCGACCGTCGGAAGCTCTGGAATACGTCCGGCGAGCGAGTTCCATCGACCCGACTCGGGACGATATCCGCGACGCATTGAATCAGATGGAAATTCGCTCCGGCGATTCGCCGCAAACCGAATGA